Proteins from a genomic interval of Neodiprion lecontei isolate iyNeoLeco1 chromosome 2, iyNeoLeco1.1, whole genome shotgun sequence:
- the LOC107218923 gene encoding 39S ribosomal protein S30, mitochondrial, whose translation MSLIRLNPQSCVRLVRICYHGKRDYSAVTQSEECSEIPQYPQIYDVSPKGKIKTKHERFHQEIQNLNTVEEKLMKINMPRYYGWRCVNVCESSIPYNAELMAQYSTRTHIVKEPGLPKYYDRIISSDKLDAAVQQVKKRIEDVILFEHISHKKYKELELIDAEDHKAAVDSMGDKLVGQINRIILATLSSESPHLLEAQVDYEPRIEAFWWSGGMWPPKYIVNRKKKTYLAKYAEDLVDRRIQYHGTPTLQLRHEFPLNEIVSLSESENPDFIVPEFRYDPRVIGYNLKEFHGTNIPGFWPGDKNEFGIMSYHRRGHIDARKSSFKDENEALDVQAVFASYSWLLSQACYQGFSTFNDLTYPLVTQTVISNGQLWSFYAYQLNTTVMHSEYADENPRRNLCWKTGPLKLFETIADGKLVGFNDDVLKELIKFYGNTPQKRNGVNMTPYLGDDEKRVADIKDSEKREWLEKHYKHMVSNRPRHRQREEIDWWERIYKIYFNTRFMDSKRKQWEFGKTHSSRRYDDHAPEYIPKVLRPGGPKSKIKFRKTYYP comes from the exons ATGTCGTTGATAAGACTTAACCCACAATCGTGCGTCAGATTGGTTAGAATTTGTTACCACGGCAAAAGAGATTATTCCGCCGTTACCCAAAGTGAGGAATGTTCGGAAATTCCACAGTATCCACAAATTTACGATGTATCACctaaaggaaaaataaaaacaaagcaTGAACGTTTTCACCAGGAAATTCAAAATCTAAACACAGTTGAggaaaaattgatgaagaTCAACATGCCTCGTTACTACGGTTGGCGATGTGTAAATGTGTGTGAATCGTCTATACCCTACAACGCGGAATTAATGGCCCAATATAGTACTAGAACACACATTGTTAAAGAACCAGGTCTGCCAAAATATTATGACCGCATTATCTCATCCGATAAATTGGACGCAGCGGTACAACAGGTTAAAAAACGGATCGAGgatgttattttatttgaacacATTAGTCACAA AAAATATAAAGAATTGGAATTGATCGATGCCGAGGATCACAAAGCAGCTGTTGATTCCATGGGTGACAAACTTGTCGGTCAGATTAACAGAATTATACTAGCTACCTTGTCATCAGAATCACCACATTTATTGGAAGCACAAGTCGATTACGAACCTCGTATCGAAGCTTTTTGGTGGTCGGGAGGAATGTGGCCTCCAAAATACATtgtaaacagaaaaaagaaaacttatcTTGCGAAGTACGCTGAGGACCTAGTTGACCGACGTATCCAATACCATGGAACTCCTACTTTACAACTCAGGCATGAATTTCCACTGAATGAAATCGTCAGTTTGAGTGAATCTGAAAATCCGGACTTTATAGTCCCGGAATTCCGATATGACCCTCGAGTTATTGGCTACAATTTAAAGGAGTTTCATGGGACGAATATTCCTGGGTTTTGGCCTGGCGATAAAAACGAATTCGGTATCATGTCATATCACAGACGTGGTCACATTGATGCTCGAAAATCTTCCTTCAAGGATGAGAATGAAGCCTTGGATGTTCAAGCTGTATTTGCATCCTATAGTTGGCTTCTTTCACAAGCATGCTATCAAG GTTTTTCCACATTCAATGACTTGACATATCCTCTAGTAACGCAAACTGTAATCTCAAATGGACAATTGTGGTCGTTTTATGCATACCAATTGAATACAACAGTGATGCATTCAGAGTATGCAGATGAAAACCCTAGGAGGAATTTATGTTGGAAAACAGGACCCTTGAAGTTGTTTGAGACGATCGCAGATGGAAAGCTTGTGGGATTCAATGATGATGTATTGAAAGAATTGATCAAGTTTTATGGAAATACACCGCAGAAACGGAATGGCGTTAATATGACGCCATATTTGGGTGATGATGAGAAAAGGGTCGCGGATATAAAAGATTCAGAGAAGAGAGAATGGCTTGAAAAACATTACAAACATATGGTCAGCAATAGGCCGAGACATAG GCAAAGAGAAGAAATTGATTGGTGGGaacgaatttacaaaatctacTTCAACACAAGATTCATGGACAGTAAACGAAAACAGTGGGAATTTGGTAAAACGCATTCTAGCCGAAGATATGATGATCATGCACCTGAATACATACCAAAAGTTTTGAGGCCTGGTGGACCCAAgagtaaaattaaattcagaaAAACCTATTATCCTTGA